The Rhodamnia argentea isolate NSW1041297 chromosome 7, ASM2092103v1, whole genome shotgun sequence genome contains the following window.
GCAATAATTGAaagattctttttcctttttgatatAAGAATTTTGGCAAATTTGTATCACAGTGTGAGTGTTAAGAATAGCATGCTATGGGCAGGTTGTGGATGCTCCAGAGATCTTGACGGTGATTGGAAAAATCCCCCATCTTTCAGAGTTTTTGAACTCTCTTTATGATTGTCAATACAAATCCTTTTTCTGCGCTTTTGGTAAGTGAGTGTCAACTATTTGCTTCTACCTTTTCTAATCAGTTTTCTCATAGTACAGTGCCTCCTTTTGTTCAAATGATGTGGATGTCCTCAATAGATGGGCATACTTTCCTGTTCTTTCTCGCTGACCTGGGTATTTGAAATTGCTTTGTGTTGTGGGCTTCAATTACCTAACAGTTGGATTTGAGCATCTAACAGTTCTTTCGTTTCCTTTTGCTAAGCTGGCCTGTCTGAGCAAATAAAACTGGATCGGTATTTGCACCCTCATTTTCGCTATTACATGAGGGAAGTCAGAACTGTCATTTATTCCCAGTTCCTGGAATCCTATAAGAGTGTAACGATTGGAGCAATGGCAAGAGCCTTTGGAGTAACAGTGGATTTTATTGATTTGTAAGTAATTGAAAATGCGGATTTTCTCTCTAGACTTTGGATCTTTCAGTTACAGATtcgtttggtttttggtttggcttttcttttggaGTAAATAATTGTGTATTGCTGCCCTAAAAAGATCTGAGTCTTCTGCAGAGAGCTATCTCGATTTATTGCTGCTGGCAAGCTTCACTGCAAGATTGATAAAGTTGCAGGTGTTCTTGAAACCAACCGACCAGATGCAAAGAATGCTCTTTACCAAGCGACCATAAAGCAAGGAGATTTCTTATTAAATCGGATTCAGAAGCTTTCTCGTGTTATTGATCTGTGAGGTATGTGAAGAGTAATGAGCTTGACAAAGTGGATAAATATGTTACACGAGGTATGATGTTGTCTATTGGTTATATTGTGTGCGGATCATTATAATGAAGAGTAAAATAGTGATGGTATGGTCTAAATGCGATTCTGATACTATAttcattttaaaataaatttcgcTGGTTAGTTAGAGCATTGCCTGAAAACTTGAGGTCGCCCTGGTGTATGTGCAGTATGCTCTGATCTGATaatttttatacattttttaaTGTGAAGCATCCTACTCGTTAGATACTTCCCATAAACATTGTGATGCCTTGCTCATCTCATCTAACTTTGGAGTTACTTTTATAATGTTAAGATGTGTAAGTGCGTGGTTGTGGGCACTACGTTGTGATCATTTGGAAATTGAGTGATGGCATGAAGAATGATATAAACTATTTACTATTTAGGCAGAGTGATGAAACTCTGAACTGGGAATATGACATTGTACCAAGAAATATTTGTTGCTGCATGAGCATTGTGATTGTTTGTTGGCTTCTGAAGCTTATAAGATGCTCATGTTTCTTTCCTTGGCTGATGACTAACAGGACAGTTGTCAGCTTGCGTAGCTGAAGAGTTATTGGACTGCTTTGTTTGGCTGTAAGGATTTTTGGCCACCAAATATCTTTCAAAGAAGCAGATGCGTAGAGAATGGACGTGAGAAGTTTCTCTCGTGGGGACATGAGACTTCGTTTTGGGTCCCTTACAGTTGAAATTTCTAGATTCCGTATGTTTTCGATATTAATCTAAGCTGATTTGTAAGAGAGCGGGAGAGATTTGTATCTTCTCTCATTTCTTGAAGGATGGAATCTGGTGCTTGATATTTCTTTCCTGGCATGACGCCAACGGCGATTATCACTTCCCCACGGGACACTTTTTTGGGAGAATTATTTGGGAAAAGCTGTCTTTAATGTTGGAAAATGAAGAAGTCATTTCAACCTGTAGTGCTCATACTGTCTATTTTAGGTGAATTAAAACAAAAGAGTTTGCGAGCATACATATGGCAGAGAACCATCTTCTGGGAAGCATGATATTATGGCTGCTTTTAGCTGCATATAATCATATCGAGTTGTGGTCTCCATTGTTagttaagggtgcgcatgaaaacacttcataAATTACATTTCTCTGCTAGAAGCTCATCCGgtagagaaatgtgtttgataaaaacccgatcgaagtagaaatccgtttggtaaaaaaattgacttatgataggatttttcacttatgataagattttttacttttgataggatttttggttacttgagaagtaaaaaattttaacttctcggttCTAGAATCACTTTTTGGACCACACCGGCCTCTGCCGACTACCATTGCTGTGATCGCCAGCCGCCGACCATAGCCGCTGCGGCCGCCGGCGATCGCCACCGTCGCCCGCCGCAATCGTTgtcgccgaccatcgccgccgccaccgacgCCGACCACCGTTGTTGTGACCGGCGGCCACCACCGACCGCCACCTccgcccaccgccgccaaccaccgccaaccaccgccatcGTCGATCATCGCTTctgaagattttgttaataatgtttcaaaagtataaattttcaaatgttatcaaacgaatttttctaatcataaGTCAATCCGAAGcgtaaatagaaaaatcaatttctacttttgaggagaagtagagaaatcaacttctgatcaaaagttgatttctcgtGAAGaggtgttttcatgcgcaccctagcTGAAATATTCATTGTACAACAATAGGTTCTTACGCTATAGCAAGAGATCTTTtacagaaaattttagaaagttTTCTTGAGAAGTTGACATAAAATATGGGACGtctgttttggaaaaaaatcgaTGATAAAGACAAGTATCTTTCgggaaattatttttgattttcctttttcaggttaacgaattaatttttcaaactttaaatacATATATTTACTTTGACcgttaataattttcttttgactGATAACCAAACACACGAAAGCctataaaataaatttgtgaatttttcttcCACTCAAACATACTCTACACTGAGCAATCACGGATCAAACTGGTTTCGTGACGACGAAAATCTGTCAATTCATGTACCAACCGTGTTTATCAAAATATAGGCACTGACGCTGAATATTACACCTCCGAGGAATCTAGATATGCTAGAAGTTAAAGCCCATCCTTAATAGTTCATCACCTAAAATGGCGAAACAAAGGTACCCAACTCGATAGGCATGAATGGAAAGTTTCcgttcgaacaaaaaaaaaaactgccctTTCCCTGAACTACGTAAGTCTCTGTCTCTTGTCCTGAATCGGCAATGGCTCCGCATCCTTCCACCTTCTCGGGAACATGTGTTTAAGGGCATGGATTATCAAGGGCGAGACGAAGCCAAAACAGAGGGTGATAAACGAGGGGGGCCTGGGGGGATGTGGTGAGGAGAGGCAACCCCAAAAGAAGAGAACTGGGGACCGCTTATTTTTGCGAAATCCTTTTCCTTTCGTACTACAAGCCTTCCAAGCCAAGCAATTTGAGCTCACACGCTTGAGTCCTGAATTGAGAGCTCTCGCTTTCCACAAATTCATCTCTGTTTCACCAGAAGTGTAGTGTGCGTCTTTATCGGTTTCTCAACCGCACTTCACATATACATAGCTGATACTGCATCAAGAACGACTGGTGCAGATACAGCAACGCCCGTCTTTTGATTTTAGTTTGTGAGTCCGATGAGAGCTTGGAGGTGGAACATTTGTTATTAAGCGTGGAGTAATTGATCAGGAGGCAATTTGGAATGCTTGGAAAAATGCCTCCTTTTGATCTCAGGAGCATTCAAGAAAATCTCTCAACCCAGTTGAGACCTTGGCACCGTTCGTTTCAGTTCTGGGTGCGAGCAGTTGATATCTATACTGATTACAAGGTGGGAATTCGCGCCTCTCGATCTCAACCTCTGAATTTTATCTATGTTCTTGAAATGCATGCTAATTGGGACATGGGTGTGcgactttttcccctttttctcgTTTATTTAAGGTGTTCCAAGTGCGAGTGAGTTTTGAGAAGGATAAGCACAAACACGAGGCAATGTGGGAGAGGCAACACGAGCTTGCGGCTGACAAGATACATGCTTTGTGCGCCGACCTTGGCGGGTTCTTCCTCAAGGTCTCTAAGCATTTCAAATTGCGATCTTAATGCCGGTTTTCACTTTACTTTCCGTGCATTCAGTTTCTTCTGTGTAATGCCACGCTTACGTGGATTTTAGTTCTTCGTTCATCGCGCCAACCACCATCCTTGTCGTGTTCACGCTTTAAATGGattttggttctttcttttttgtttgaatgCCTTTGCATTCAGTTTAAGCTTCAGTTAGATTTTGGTTCTCGGATGGACTTATAATTGGtgttcattttttctttgtggTGCTTCTGTGTGTTGTATTGCTTGTTATCTAGTTGATGACGGGTGCTTTCGGTGTTCTTATATGGTTTCAGGTATCATCCTTCCGTAGAaaagagttttttctttttgtgaagtTCCGTAGAAAAGAGTTCAATACTTGCAAATGCTATAATTCAAAGTGGAGGGATGTAAATTTCTTGTCCTTGTGCATATTCAGAAAAAGTGATTGCATACACGTATGCAATCCCATACATGTCTGTGTGGGGCATCCATGCTCTCTCATgccaaaattgcatttctctgATGATCTGTCATCATCTTCTGATATTGGGGTAGCTAGTCATGGTTCTTGTTCATGAATAACAAATTTattgatttgagaagtagtgGTTCAATGTAGGTAGCCCAAATCATTGGGAAGCCTGACTTGGCCCCAGCTGCGTGGGTCAGAAGACTTGTTACACTATGCGACCATTCTCCCGCGACACCATTTGATGTTGTTCGGTTGGTGCTGGAGAGAGATTTGGGAAGAAACCTGGGAGagatgtttgaaaattttgacatagATCCTCTTGGTTCTGCTTCAATTGCACAGGTAACCGGGCTGCTTATAGCCACTCCTACTTTGAAGCATTATTATGTACAATTAGAAGCTTTCTGGTTCTTTATCCATTTCCATCAGAGAATTTCCAATAATTGCCAGCAACAGTTATGTACAATTGGAAGCTTCACCACCACATGCTGTAATGGGATTCCTGTTATTTTTGACAAATAACAACCTGGCAAAGTTCTCTTGTATTTAACTAGACACTAAGTAACTCTTGTTCAATTAAAGCTTAAGTAATGGATTCGACTATGATTACTTAATTGTTCCTTCCATAAGAAACTTTATCCTTTACAAAAGACCTCGTGGGATTTAGAAGGGAAAGAAACTCTGTCGATCGTCTAAGTTCTTATAATGACAGTTTTACTCTGACGGTCTGTCCCATAATCAGAAGAATGGACCTTTCTTTGGTTTTGCTAAATATGTTGTTTCTAGGTTCTTTGATTTCTCATTTGCTCAGAATCTTTAAGAACTCCTCTATCCTGCTTCTCAAGTAGATCCTTCTTCACAATGGAATAGTCTTTGTatgttttgatgctttcatttgAGAGTTGGGATACATAACTGGATTGAGACTGGGATAGTGATGTATGTCAGAAGTTGCTCATTGCTGAAAGTGATGTTCTTGGAGCAGACTGATCTGTTTCGTGCATAAATTAGGTACATCGTGCCAGACTGAAAGGCGATAAGAGTGATGTAGTTGTGAAGGTAATGAGAAATATGAAATCTTCATCATGTTGATATGTACGGAGCACTTCTAAGTAGTTTGATGCTGTGCTATAGGTGCAACATCCTGGAGTTCAGGAGTTGATGATGACAGATATCCGCAACTTGCAAGCATTTGCTTTGTACATGCAGAAGACAGACATTAAATTTGATCTTTACTCGATTACGAAGGAAATGGAGaagcaggtgtgagtgtgaatCGTCTTTTAGGTGATCATGTGTCAATAGATTGTTAGTAGCAAGAAAGGCTGGAAAGCTTCAGTTCTCACGCATAACTTCTATATTTGCAAAAGTAATTGGAAAGTCAGTTATATCTTGAAAACTTAGTTTGTAATGATCAGAATGGGATGCTTCTGtatctatttttaatttaaattttgatgCTGCAAATGGTAGTAGACGagttctttttcccattttgtgTTAGTGCTGAATCATTGAAATATAAGGGAAGCATATGAACTAATCAtagaattttgattttatttttgctgCTGAAGATTGGTTACGAGTTTGATTTCATGCGGGAGGCTGATGCCATGGAAAGAATTAGACGTTTTCTGTTGGAGAATAATAAAAGATCTCCTGTATTGGTCCCACGGGTTGTGAGGAATCTTGTCACAAGGTATGTGTTGCCTAGATCTGCGGAATTGAaatagcaatttttttctttttctttccttttattattattttttttattattattttttttggggggggttgttTGTTGCGCTTTTTGAGATATGGTTTAAGAATAGAGGTAGCTCAAAGTGTTACACAGGACCCTGAGATGATCCCATCAAATGGGGATCggttcttgtttcttgtttagTTGTTATTGAATGTTGCTGTTATGCTAGAAATTTGGTTCTTAAGTCATGCTCCTATTTTCCACCTTAATCTCATGTTAGATGCACGTGTTGGAACTCTAGCACCTCCTTATAGATTTGTAGATTTTACATCACAGATTATTGTATTTTCTGCTAGTGTAGGAGGGTTTTAGTGATGGATTACATTGATGGAATTCCCATCATGAATCTTGGTGATGAAATTGCAAAAAGAGGAATAAATCCGCATGGCAAAGTTGCAGCAGCAGCAAAGCAGTAAGGTTCTCAACTTTCCTGGAGAGTATGCTGTTGTTCATGTATTTTGTTGTTCTTGTAAATCAATCATtcattttattcctttttcaatgCATTGGCAGATTCAAGGACCAGAAAGCTATTGTGAGCAATGGTTGCTCTTGTCATTCATGCTACTGtgatgtttaaaattgaatagcTATGGCTTTAGTTACGAATTATCACAGTTCAGAAGCATTTTTTGAGAGTTTTCCCAATTGATTCTGGTGAAAAGGATTTACTAGTGTCTTAGAGAAGGCACCGGAGGAAAAAGTGGAAAGAGctggaaatgagaaaataaatgGAGGCTGCGAGAGGGGATACTATGTAGATAATAATTTGAATAGCATGGAATAATTCATGTAATTGATTTCACCCGGTGTAAAAAACAAGTTTTGCTGATGAGAGCATGTCAAAATCATCTATTCTCAAATGTGAAGTTTTATTTGCCctgttttaaaaaatgacacaCGTCTGTCTCTCAACGGTTGAACACTTTATATACAGGAACATCCTCTGCAGTTTGACAAAAGCATATGGTCAAATGATTCTGAAGAGTGGCTTCTTCCATGCAGACCCTCATCCTGGAAATATTCTCATTTGCAAAGGTTCACAGGCAAGTGCACACTAACAAATCCTGCTTTCGCCTGTGATCTTTATGAATTGTTGTTTCCCTGTTTAATTTTCTCCGAATGTAATAAGTGATTACGTAGACTGCTGGTCGAGCTTATCCATGGGTATTTTTCTACACCATGCACCAATGGCTTAATAACTAGGCATAGTGAGTCATCATGTACAGGCAAGGCAAACATTCTTCCCAGTAGTTTTGGGAGGAAATCCAATATGAAAGTTCAGGTAGCTTTGCTGTTTAATATAGGTTTGAAGAGAATAAATAAGCGATTATAATAATTCGATGTGTtacattttctcttcctttaatttaaattcaacTATATTTAATTGCTCAAATAGATGGATCATGGGCTAATCTTCTCGGTGGAAGACCATTTTGTCCTCCTTTTGAGAATAGGTTTTCCAAGATAAAGAATGGTAGACATGAAAGGCTTCTCTTCTGATAGCTTATAAATTCAATGTTCTATTTGTAAACTAGTATTTTCAGGTTCAATTTGTGATGTTCCCTAATTACAGGTGGCCTTGCTGGACTATGGGCAAGTGAAGGATCTCCCAGATAAGCTGAGACTGGGATACGCTAATCTGGTTCTTGCTATTGCGAATCAAGACCCTGTGAGGGCATCTGAGAGCTACAGGTGTGATATCTTAGTCTTAAATATTCAGTTTTGTCATCCCTTTTGTTATAACATTTCAGAATAGAGTTGGGTGAAACGAAGCCTGGAATTTGCAGGGGAAATGTAATCCTTCGTAATGCAATAGTTTAAAAATTTTCGATGATTCAACATATGAGTCGTACAGTCGGGTTCACATTATCATATCTAACTACGCATCTGATTCTTAGGGAGCTGGGCATAGATACGTTAAGCAAATGCCAAAATGAACAGCAGGAATTGTTGAGATTGGCAGAGACGATGTTTGATACAAAGTTGCCTCCTGGTGTTGTGATGCTGCAACCGTTCTCTGAGGAATCGTCTATAAAGAAAATTGCTGTTCAGGTAGTGGATCACGTGTATTTATGACCTTGCTACTGCTTCAATTGTTCCTTTAGTAAGAGTGGACATGGTCATAATGCACAAAAACTCTTCTCTGCTCACGGTGACAATTGGCCCTCAGTTACTGCTTCTTATCTTATTCTAAACATCACTTATCTGCATGGGTTAGATATTCATTGCTTATGCATTCTCTAGTTTTCTGGAAAGTGAAGCAATTCTTGATTCAGATGGCCTCTCTGGAAGCATGCATATTTCCGGCATGCAGAATCGCACCAAGTTCTTTCCAACCAAGGAATCGCACTACCCAGAATGGAGAAATGAAATTTCTTGTGTCTGTCCACTCATAAGAAGATTAGCCACTAAAATTTGCACTGGTGTATTTTCACTATTCTTACTTTCCTCTTTGATAGTAAAGCATTTGGTACTGATATACCATGTGTAGATCACTTTGGACACGCAACAAGAAGCTCGTTATGACTTCAGCGTGCGGATCAGGATCGTCTGGTGCTTATCGATGTCGAGTATCCTGACATACTGTGTGAAACTGTAGGCTTTTCCAGAGGAACTGTTCTCTGTCCTTCGGACAGTGCATCTATTAAGAGGTCTGAGCGTTGGTCTCGGAATCAACTACTCATGTGCTGAACAGTGGCAACCCTTCGCGGAAGAAGCTTTGATTGCTGCTGGCAGATTAAAAGGTAAACTtctatgatttttgtttagcCCAAGAGGCAACAATCCATGTCTGATGAAAAGGAAATACTTTGGTTGAAGATTCAGCATCCCTGTATTCTTTCCAGTTTCCATGTTCGAAAATGCTTAGCATGCACCTGTCTGGTTTCTTCTGCATTGTCTTCTACTTCCATGTTAAGTAGGAAAATTCTGCAGGAGTCCCATTTATATATCCCGTATCGACGTTTAAGTTTCTTGTTTTAGGAACTGATGTTAAGCCTCGAAGCCGTAGACGCAGTTTGATGAAGAGATTGTTTTGGAGAGGATGACCACAACTACAGGAGGAGTTCATTCAGCATCTAATTATTATTAACAGGTTTGATGGGTCAGTGATTCTGGTGTACATTGGTCCATGTTATCTAATTTCCTGTGTAGAAAGACACCATTTTTGCTGGTgctgtttctttattttatttatttgtataaGAGTTATTGATTTATCCTATAAATTTTTCTTAGACAGAACTTTGCCGGTTTTTCCAGTTTCATAAAGATTCTTCTTTTGGATAATGTTCGATTTGATTCCTGTGAGAAATCAAAAGCTCGTGTTAGTTCACTCATAGCATGATGCTTGGCGACGGTGAGAATCTcatgctctatttgtttcaagaaaaatagattatttgaaaagcatttttttaaaaatgattaattatatcgcttatagaaatgaataaacaaaaatagaatATTTTCATTGGTCATGAAactatttgaaaataaattgttgtcgataatgaaaatattttctattgtcTAATTATATCAAAAGCGATGTAAGCGATCCTTTTTCGTAAAATGTTttt
Protein-coding sequences here:
- the LOC115749467 gene encoding uncharacterized protein slr0889, encoding MLGKMPPFDLRSIQENLSTQLRPWHRSFQFWVRAVDIYTDYKVFQVRVSFEKDKHKHEAMWERQHELAADKIHALCADLGGFFLKVAQIIGKPDLAPAAWVRRLVTLCDHSPATPFDVVRLVLERDLGRNLGEMFENFDIDPLGSASIAQVHRARLKGDKSDVVVKVQHPGVQELMMTDIRNLQAFALYMQKTDIKFDLYSITKEMEKQIGYEFDFMREADAMERIRRFLLENNKRSPVLVPRVVRNLVTRRVLVMDYIDGIPIMNLGDEIAKRGINPHGKVAAAAKQNILCSLTKAYGQMILKSGFFHADPHPGNILICKGSQVALLDYGQVKDLPDKLRLGYANLVLAIANQDPVRASESYRELGIDTLSKCQNEQQELLRLAETMFDTKLPPGVVMLQPFSEESSIKKIAVQAFPEELFSVLRTVHLLRGLSVGLGINYSCAEQWQPFAEEALIAAGRLKGTDVKPRSRRRSLMKRLFWRG